From Streptomyces fungicidicus, one genomic window encodes:
- the iolC gene encoding 5-dehydro-2-deoxygluconokinase: protein MADSPHYFDLITMGRIGVDLYPLETGVPLARVETFGKFLGGSAANVAVAAARLGRSAAVITRTGDDPFGAYLHEALKGFGVDDRWVTPVAAYPTPVTFCEIFPPDDFPLYFYRRPKAPDLEIHAAELDLAAVRAAGIFWITGTGLSEEPSRSATLAALEARAKAGTTVFDLDWRPMFWRDPEQARPYYREALRHATVAVGNLDECEVATGVREPDACAEALLAAGVELAVVKQGPRGVLAVHRDGTRAEVPPVPVEVVNGLGAGDAFGGSLCHGLLSGWDLERIMRHANAAGALVASRLACSSAMPTGPEVADLLARAASPDAADLPSQS, encoded by the coding sequence ATGGCCGACTCACCACACTATTTCGATCTGATCACCATGGGTCGCATCGGGGTCGATCTTTATCCACTGGAGACCGGCGTTCCGCTGGCGCGGGTGGAGACGTTCGGGAAATTCCTGGGCGGATCGGCCGCCAACGTCGCGGTGGCGGCCGCCCGGCTGGGCCGCTCGGCCGCGGTGATCACCCGCACCGGTGACGACCCGTTCGGCGCCTACCTGCACGAGGCGCTGAAGGGGTTCGGCGTGGACGACCGCTGGGTGACGCCGGTGGCCGCGTACCCCACGCCGGTCACCTTCTGCGAGATCTTCCCGCCCGACGACTTCCCGCTGTACTTCTACCGCCGGCCCAAGGCCCCCGACCTGGAGATCCACGCCGCCGAGCTGGACCTGGCCGCCGTGCGCGCGGCCGGGATCTTCTGGATCACCGGCACCGGTCTGAGCGAGGAGCCGAGCCGCTCGGCCACCCTCGCCGCCCTGGAGGCCCGCGCCAAGGCCGGCACCACCGTCTTCGACCTGGACTGGCGCCCGATGTTCTGGCGCGACCCCGAACAGGCCCGCCCGTACTACCGGGAGGCGCTGCGCCACGCCACGGTCGCGGTCGGCAACCTCGACGAGTGCGAGGTCGCCACCGGGGTGCGCGAGCCCGACGCCTGCGCCGAGGCGCTGCTGGCGGCCGGGGTGGAGCTGGCCGTGGTCAAGCAGGGCCCCCGGGGAGTGCTCGCCGTGCACCGCGACGGCACCCGGGCCGAGGTGCCGCCGGTGCCGGTCGAGGTGGTCAACGGCCTCGGCGCGGGCGACGCCTTCGGCGGCTCGCTCTGCCACGGTCTACTCTCCGGCTGGGACCTGGAGCGGATCATGCGCCACGCCAACGCGGCCGGCGCCCTCGTCGCCTCGCGCCTCGCCTGTTCGTCCGCCATGCCGACCGGGCCGGAGGTGGCGGACCTCCTCGCGCGGGCCGCGTCGCCGGACGCGGCGGACCTGCCGAGCCAGTCCTGA
- a CDS encoding Cgl0159 family (beta/alpha)8-fold protein, giving the protein MNLSIPDLTTVRARNPEAVAEAAARRARRPLLGDSGRLMIVAADHPARGALGIGDRRLAMADRADLLERLCVALSRPGVDGVLATADILEDLLLLGALENKVVMGSMNRGGLAGASFEMDDRFTGHRAEDIARLGWDAGKLLLRVDYDDPGSLTTMESAARAVDAMAERRLPVFVEPFVSRRVDGRVRNDLSAEAVTRSIALASGLGGTSAYTWLKLPVTDDVDDMPEVLRASTLPVVLLGGEVGDQDAAYERWGKALRLPTVQGMVVGRSLLYPAQGSVETAVDTAVGLL; this is encoded by the coding sequence TTGAATCTCAGCATCCCCGACCTCACCACGGTCCGGGCCCGCAACCCGGAGGCCGTCGCCGAGGCCGCCGCCCGCCGGGCACGGCGCCCGCTGCTCGGCGACAGCGGCCGGCTGATGATCGTGGCCGCCGACCACCCCGCCAGGGGCGCGCTCGGCATCGGCGACCGGCGCCTGGCCATGGCGGACCGCGCCGACCTGCTGGAACGTCTCTGCGTCGCGCTGTCCCGCCCCGGTGTGGACGGGGTGCTGGCCACCGCCGACATCCTGGAGGACCTGCTGCTCCTCGGGGCGCTGGAGAACAAGGTCGTCATGGGCTCGATGAACCGGGGCGGTCTGGCCGGGGCGTCCTTCGAGATGGACGACCGCTTCACCGGCCACCGCGCCGAGGACATCGCCCGGCTGGGCTGGGACGCGGGCAAGCTGCTGCTCCGCGTCGACTACGACGACCCCGGCTCCCTGACCACCATGGAGTCCGCCGCCCGCGCCGTCGACGCCATGGCCGAACGCCGGCTGCCGGTGTTCGTGGAGCCGTTCGTCTCCCGCCGGGTGGACGGCCGGGTCCGCAACGACCTGTCCGCCGAGGCCGTCACCCGCTCCATCGCCCTCGCCTCCGGGCTGGGCGGCACCTCCGCCTACACCTGGCTGAAGCTGCCGGTCACCGACGACGTCGACGACATGCCCGAGGTGCTGCGGGCCTCGACGCTGCCCGTCGTGCTGCTCGGCGGCGAGGTCGGCGACCAGGATGCGGCGTACGAGCGGTGGGGCAAGGCGCTGCGGCTGCCCACCGTGCAGGGCATGGTCGTCGGCCGCTCGCTGCTCTACCCGGCGCAGGGCAGTGTGGAGACGGCGGTGGACACGGCCGTCGGACTGCTGTGA
- the iolB gene encoding 5-deoxy-glucuronate isomerase, with translation MTHHLPAGRATAGPYVVDVTPKAAGWDHSSLRVLELPAGGTHTFDTGDSEWIVLPLSGGCTVVADDDFGHDSFELTGRDGVFDGVTDFAYVPRDARATVSSAGGGRFALTGARCTRRLPARYGPASGVPVELRGTGNCSRQVNNFGAAGVFECDKLIAVEVLTPGGNWSSFPPHKHDEHRPGEESVLEEVYYFEFAGHEGTPGLGYQRVSPSGPGRTDVLAEVRDGDVVLIPDGWHGPSMAVPGHHMYYLNVMAGPGAERAWLICDHPDHAWIRDTWPDQPVDPRLPLYTAPERSA, from the coding sequence ATGACACATCACCTTCCGGCGGGCAGGGCCACCGCCGGCCCGTACGTCGTCGACGTGACCCCCAAGGCCGCCGGCTGGGACCACTCCAGCCTGCGCGTCCTGGAGCTGCCCGCGGGCGGCACGCACACCTTCGACACCGGGGACAGCGAGTGGATCGTGCTGCCGCTGAGCGGTGGCTGCACGGTCGTCGCCGACGACGACTTCGGCCACGACTCCTTCGAACTCACCGGCCGCGACGGGGTGTTCGACGGTGTCACCGACTTCGCCTATGTCCCGCGCGACGCCCGTGCGACGGTTTCCTCGGCGGGCGGCGGACGGTTCGCGCTCACCGGCGCCCGCTGCACCCGCCGGCTGCCCGCCCGTTACGGGCCGGCCTCCGGCGTACCGGTGGAGCTGCGCGGCACCGGGAACTGCTCACGGCAGGTCAACAACTTCGGCGCGGCGGGCGTGTTCGAGTGCGACAAACTCATCGCGGTCGAGGTGCTCACCCCCGGCGGCAACTGGTCGTCCTTCCCGCCGCACAAGCACGACGAGCACCGGCCGGGCGAGGAGTCCGTGCTGGAAGAGGTCTACTACTTCGAGTTCGCCGGCCACGAGGGCACCCCCGGCCTCGGCTACCAGCGGGTCTCCCCCTCCGGACCGGGCCGGACGGACGTACTGGCCGAGGTGCGCGACGGCGACGTCGTCCTCATCCCGGACGGCTGGCACGGGCCCTCCATGGCCGTGCCCGGCCACCACATGTACTACCTCAACGTCATGGCCGGCCCCGGGGCCGAACGCGCCTGGCTGATCTGCGACCACCCCGACCACGCCTGGATCCGGGACACCTGGCCGGACCAGCCCGTCGACCCCCGACTCCCCCTCTACACCGCACCGGAGAGGTCAGCATGA
- the iolD gene encoding 3D-(3,5/4)-trihydroxycyclohexane-1,2-dione acylhydrolase (decyclizing), whose product MSATTRRLTTAQALVRFLSAQYTERDGVRRRLIAGTWGIFGHGNVAGVGQALVEYADVMPYHQGRNEQAMVHAAVGHARQLNRLSAQAVTTSIGPGATNLVTGAALATINRLPVLLLPGDYFASRVADPLLQQLEHPVEADVSVNDTLRPVSRYFDRVTRPEALIPSALNAVRVLADPAETGAVTLALPQDVQAEAYDWPEEFFADRVWSVRRPAPDPAELAAAVAAVRAARRPLVVAGGGIHHSEAEEALRAFVDATGIPVASTQAGKGSLRHDHPADLGGIGHTGTAVSDELARTADLVIGVGTRYSDFTTASGTLFQNPDVRFLNLNITGFDAHKLAARTLVCDARTGLEQLSGALAGHRVEPSYEAEYRSGKERWERVVEAAYHAADDTAVPTQTQVLGALDAVVGDEDVVINAAGSLPGDLHKLWRARSPRQYHLEYGYSCMGYEIPAALGVQQAAPGTPVWALVGDGTYLMNPTEIVTAVQENLPVNLVLVQNHGYASIGGLSESVGAERFGTAYRHRAADGTFTGAPLPVDLAANAASLGMDVLRAGTVRELRGALAEARASGRPTCVYVETDPAPTAPPAEAWWDVPVAEVSAREAAVEARARYDSEVAGRRRHL is encoded by the coding sequence ATGAGCGCCACCACCCGCCGACTGACGACCGCCCAGGCGCTGGTGCGGTTCCTGTCCGCCCAGTACACCGAGCGGGACGGCGTGCGCCGCCGGCTGATCGCGGGCACCTGGGGCATCTTCGGCCACGGGAACGTGGCCGGCGTCGGGCAGGCGCTCGTCGAGTACGCCGATGTCATGCCGTACCACCAGGGCCGCAACGAGCAGGCGATGGTGCACGCGGCGGTCGGCCACGCCCGGCAGCTGAACCGGCTCTCGGCGCAGGCGGTGACGACCTCCATCGGCCCCGGTGCCACCAACCTGGTCACCGGGGCCGCCCTGGCCACGATCAACCGGCTGCCGGTGCTCCTGCTGCCCGGCGACTACTTCGCCTCCCGCGTCGCCGACCCGCTGCTCCAGCAGCTGGAGCACCCCGTCGAGGCCGATGTGTCGGTCAACGACACACTCCGCCCGGTGTCGCGGTACTTCGACCGCGTCACCCGCCCCGAGGCGCTGATCCCGTCCGCGCTGAACGCCGTGCGGGTGCTCGCCGACCCGGCCGAGACCGGTGCGGTGACGCTGGCCCTCCCCCAGGACGTGCAGGCGGAGGCGTACGACTGGCCGGAGGAGTTCTTCGCCGACCGCGTCTGGTCCGTGCGCCGTCCCGCCCCGGACCCGGCGGAGCTGGCGGCGGCCGTGGCGGCCGTACGGGCCGCGCGGCGGCCGCTGGTCGTCGCGGGCGGCGGGATCCACCACAGCGAGGCCGAGGAGGCGCTGCGGGCGTTCGTGGACGCCACCGGGATCCCGGTGGCCTCCACCCAGGCCGGCAAGGGCTCCCTGCGCCACGACCACCCCGCCGACCTCGGCGGCATCGGCCACACCGGCACGGCGGTGAGCGACGAACTCGCCCGCACCGCCGACCTGGTGATCGGCGTCGGTACCCGCTACTCCGACTTCACCACCGCCTCCGGCACCCTCTTCCAGAACCCTGACGTGCGGTTCCTCAACCTCAACATCACCGGCTTCGACGCGCACAAGCTGGCTGCCCGCACCCTGGTCTGCGACGCGCGGACCGGTCTGGAGCAGCTGTCCGGGGCGCTCGCCGGCCACCGCGTGGAGCCGTCCTACGAGGCGGAGTACCGGTCCGGGAAGGAACGCTGGGAACGGGTCGTCGAGGCCGCCTACCACGCCGCCGACGACACGGCCGTACCGACGCAGACACAGGTGCTCGGCGCGCTCGACGCGGTCGTCGGCGACGAGGACGTGGTGATCAACGCGGCCGGTTCGCTCCCCGGCGACCTGCACAAGCTGTGGCGGGCGCGCAGCCCCCGCCAGTACCACCTGGAGTACGGCTACTCCTGCATGGGCTACGAGATCCCCGCCGCGCTCGGCGTCCAGCAGGCCGCTCCCGGCACCCCGGTCTGGGCGCTGGTGGGCGACGGCACCTATCTGATGAACCCGACGGAGATCGTCACCGCCGTCCAGGAGAACCTCCCGGTCAACCTGGTCCTGGTGCAGAACCACGGGTACGCCTCGATCGGCGGCCTGTCGGAGTCGGTGGGCGCCGAGCGGTTCGGCACCGCCTACCGTCACCGGGCCGCCGACGGCACCTTCACCGGCGCCCCGCTGCCCGTGGACCTCGCCGCGAACGCGGCCAGCCTCGGCATGGACGTACTGCGCGCCGGGACCGTGCGGGAGCTGCGCGGCGCGCTGGCCGAGGCCCGCGCCTCCGGCCGGCCGACGTGCGTGTACGTGGAGACCGACCCCGCTCCCACCGCTCCCCCGGCCGAGGCCTGGTGGGACGTGCCGGTGGCCGAGGTGTCCGCGCGCGAGGCCGCCGTCGAGGCGCGCGCACGGTACGACTCCGAGGTCGCCGGCCGCCGCCGCCACCTCTGA
- a CDS encoding GntR family transcriptional regulator produces the protein MAKTGDPEHAATGPALSTLDFALDRGSPVPLYHQLAQQLEAAIQQGVLAPGNLLGNEVDLSVRLGLSRPTVRQAIQSLVDKGLLVRRRGVGTQVVHSQVRRPLELSSLYDDLEAAGQGPTTEVVRNETVPAPAEAAAALGLAEGAEVVLLERLRRTHGRPVALLCNYLPSGLLGLDSARLEATGLYRMMRSAGITLHSARQTVGARAATAAEGSRLEEKEGAALLTMQRTAYDDTGRQVEYGTHIYRASRYSFEFQLLVRP, from the coding sequence ATGGCGAAGACCGGCGACCCCGAACACGCCGCGACCGGACCCGCGCTGAGCACCCTGGACTTCGCCCTGGACCGGGGCAGTCCGGTGCCGCTGTACCACCAGCTCGCGCAGCAGCTGGAGGCGGCGATACAGCAGGGCGTCCTCGCCCCCGGCAACCTGCTGGGCAACGAGGTCGACCTGTCCGTGCGGCTCGGGCTGTCCCGCCCCACCGTCCGCCAGGCCATCCAGTCCCTCGTCGACAAGGGGCTGCTGGTCCGGCGGCGCGGGGTGGGCACGCAGGTGGTGCACAGCCAGGTCAGGCGCCCCCTGGAGCTGAGCAGTCTCTACGACGACCTGGAGGCGGCCGGGCAGGGCCCGACCACGGAGGTGGTGCGCAACGAGACGGTCCCGGCGCCCGCGGAGGCGGCGGCGGCCCTCGGTCTGGCCGAGGGCGCCGAGGTCGTCCTGCTGGAACGCCTGCGCCGCACCCACGGCCGGCCGGTCGCCCTGCTGTGCAACTACCTTCCGTCGGGACTGCTCGGCCTCGACAGCGCCCGCCTCGAGGCGACCGGCCTGTACCGGATGATGCGCTCGGCCGGCATCACCCTGCACAGCGCCCGCCAGACCGTCGGCGCCCGCGCGGCCACCGCGGCGGAGGGCTCCCGGCTGGAGGAGAAGGAGGGCGCCGCCCTGCTCACCATGCAGCGCACGGCCTACGACGACACCGGGCGGCAGGTGGAGTACGGCACCCACATCTACCGTGCGTCCCGGTACTCGTTCGAGTTCCAGCTGCTGGTCAGACCCTGA
- a CDS encoding aldo/keto reductase, translated as MKYRTIGTGPHSRRVSVLALGAMLFGSVTDEKTSFALLDRYAEAGGNFVDTSDNYAFWTDGGQGGQSEELLGRWRRSRGAGDEIVFATKLGARPLAPGTSYTDNPEGLSAKVIREASERSRERLGLERLDLLYAHIDDHTVPQRETVEGFGALVAEGAVGLLGVSNQAVWRVERARALAAAAGLPGYEVLQYQHSYLRSRTDVPGDLFPDGSLGHAGAELAGYLRAEPTLTLVAYSPLLKGAYTRPERLPGDYDHPGTPARLAVLRDVARETGATLNQVVLAWQIGHELPVLPLAGVSSLAQLEENLAAVDLELSAEQRARLDAAH; from the coding sequence ATGAAGTACCGCACCATCGGCACCGGTCCGCACAGCCGCCGGGTGAGCGTGCTCGCGCTCGGCGCGATGCTGTTCGGATCGGTGACCGACGAGAAGACCTCCTTCGCCCTGCTCGACCGCTATGCCGAGGCCGGCGGGAACTTCGTCGACACGTCCGACAACTACGCCTTCTGGACCGACGGCGGCCAGGGCGGCCAGAGCGAGGAACTGCTCGGCCGCTGGCGCCGCAGCCGCGGGGCCGGGGACGAGATCGTCTTCGCCACCAAGCTCGGCGCCCGCCCCCTCGCCCCCGGCACGAGCTACACCGACAACCCCGAGGGACTGTCCGCGAAGGTGATCCGGGAGGCGTCCGAACGCAGCCGCGAGCGGCTCGGGCTGGAGCGGCTGGACCTGCTGTACGCGCACATCGACGACCACACCGTCCCCCAGCGCGAGACGGTCGAGGGCTTCGGCGCCCTGGTCGCCGAGGGCGCGGTGGGACTGCTCGGCGTGAGCAACCAGGCCGTGTGGCGGGTGGAACGGGCCCGCGCCCTCGCGGCGGCGGCCGGACTGCCCGGCTACGAGGTCCTGCAGTACCAGCACAGCTACCTGCGGTCGCGCACCGACGTCCCCGGCGACCTCTTCCCCGACGGCAGCCTCGGTCACGCGGGCGCGGAGCTGGCCGGCTACCTGCGCGCCGAGCCCACCCTGACCCTGGTCGCGTACTCGCCGCTGCTCAAGGGCGCCTACACCCGCCCCGAACGCCTGCCCGGCGACTACGATCACCCGGGCACCCCGGCCCGCCTCGCCGTGCTGCGCGACGTGGCGCGGGAGACCGGGGCGACCCTCAACCAGGTCGTGCTGGCCTGGCAGATCGGCCACGAGCTGCCGGTCCTCCCGCTGGCCGGGGTGTCGTCCCTGGCGCAGCTGGAGGAGAACCTGGCCGCGGTGGACCTGGAGCTGTCGGCGGAGCAGCGGGCCCGGCTGGACGCCGCGCACTGA
- a CDS encoding endonuclease/exonuclease/phosphatase family protein — translation MAGGTAAARPVRRGWDRTRGRVLAGCAVLTAGLLAFHRAVPNSVGRVGSLLEVFLPWLGLVTVLLLGLALLRRSVVALVALLLPAAVWTYLFGGLLLPDAGAGPRDLVVVQHNVSDENTDPAGTARALSGARPDLIALQELVPPALAVYQRTLAADYPYHAVRGTVGLWSKHPLTGVRPLDIKPRGITEPWNRGLRAVAGTPHGEAAVLVAHLPSVRVGTGGLASSRRDESAGLLGEAVAAEPLETVILLGDLNGTADDRGLAPLTSRMGVAERGFALSFPAALPVARIDQVMARSATVAHIRTLPATGSDHLPVAARVTLR, via the coding sequence GTGGCGGGAGGGACGGCGGCCGCACGGCCGGTACGGCGCGGGTGGGACCGCACCCGGGGCCGGGTGCTCGCCGGGTGCGCGGTGCTGACGGCCGGACTGCTGGCCTTCCACCGGGCGGTGCCCAACTCGGTGGGGCGCGTGGGCAGTCTGCTGGAGGTGTTCCTGCCCTGGCTCGGTCTGGTGACCGTCCTGCTGCTCGGCCTGGCGCTGCTGCGCCGTTCGGTCGTCGCCCTGGTGGCCCTGCTGCTTCCCGCGGCGGTGTGGACGTACCTCTTCGGCGGGCTGCTCCTGCCCGACGCGGGGGCGGGCCCGCGGGACCTGGTCGTGGTGCAGCACAACGTCAGCGACGAGAACACCGATCCGGCGGGCACGGCCCGCGCCCTGAGCGGCGCCCGGCCCGATCTCATCGCGCTGCAGGAGCTGGTGCCCCCGGCGCTCGCGGTCTACCAGAGGACACTCGCCGCGGACTACCCGTACCACGCGGTCCGGGGCACCGTCGGGCTGTGGTCGAAGCATCCGCTCACCGGCGTCCGGCCGCTGGACATCAAGCCGCGCGGGATCACGGAGCCCTGGAACCGCGGGCTGCGGGCCGTGGCCGGCACGCCGCACGGCGAGGCCGCGGTACTCGTCGCGCACCTGCCCTCGGTCCGCGTCGGGACGGGCGGCCTCGCCTCCTCCCGGCGCGACGAGAGCGCCGGCCTGCTCGGCGAGGCGGTCGCCGCCGAGCCGCTGGAGACGGTGATCCTGCTGGGCGACCTCAACGGCACCGCGGACGACCGGGGGCTGGCCCCGCTGACCTCACGGATGGGCGTGGCGGAGCGCGGCTTCGCCCTCAGTTTCCCCGCGGCCCTGCCGGTGGCCCGGATCGACCAGGTGATGGCCCGCTCGGCCACCGTCGCCCACATCCGCACCCTGCCCGCGACGGGCAGCGACCATCTGCCGGTCGCGGCCCGGGTCACCCTGCGCTGA
- a CDS encoding DUF309 domain-containing protein produces the protein MGSMDSTSSGRTAAARDRDSEGRARNARPRDGLGRPLPYGAEGVPRQPEGVVRRPEESVAEAQRLLDEGKPFHAHEVFEDAWKSGPEEERELWRGLAQLAVGLTHAARGNATGGARLLRRGAGAAEAWAAEAGRRPHGIDLPGVIAWARDLAAEVEAGARVDAGVRAPRLREAS, from the coding sequence ATGGGCAGCATGGACAGCACGTCGTCGGGCCGGACGGCCGCCGCGCGGGACCGGGACAGTGAGGGGCGGGCCCGCAACGCCCGGCCGCGGGACGGGCTCGGACGGCCGCTGCCGTACGGCGCCGAGGGGGTGCCCCGGCAGCCCGAGGGGGTGGTGCGGCGGCCGGAGGAGAGTGTCGCGGAGGCGCAGCGGCTGCTGGACGAGGGGAAGCCGTTCCACGCGCACGAGGTGTTCGAGGACGCCTGGAAGTCGGGGCCGGAGGAGGAGCGCGAGCTGTGGCGGGGGCTGGCCCAGCTGGCCGTGGGGCTCACCCATGCCGCGCGCGGGAACGCCACCGGCGGGGCGCGGCTGCTGCGGCGCGGGGCCGGTGCGGCGGAGGCGTGGGCCGCGGAGGCGGGACGCCGGCCGCACGGGATCGATCTTCCCGGTGTGATCGCCTGGGCACGTGACCTGGCGGCCGAAGTGGAGGCGGGCGCCCGGGTGGACGCGGGAGTACGGGCGCCGCGGCTGCGGGAGGCGTCCTGA
- the cobF gene encoding precorrin-6A synthase (deacetylating): MREIHVIGIGAGDPDQLTLQAVKALRSTDVFFILDKGEAKADLTRLRRDMLDAHVPDGSYRVVEARDPERDRTAGGPAYSPAVGDWRSARADIYERMISEELDEDRTGAFLVWGDPSLYDSTIGVLEEVLRRGRVAFAYDVVPGISSVSALVARHRTGLNRVARPVQITTGRRLAEGFPEGVDDVVVMLDAHQGFRAYADQDIDIYWGAYIGTPDEILVSGPIAEAAPRIERLRAEARERKGWIMDTYLLRRRPAEG; this comes from the coding sequence GTGCGAGAGATTCATGTCATCGGTATCGGCGCGGGCGACCCCGACCAGCTGACCCTGCAGGCGGTCAAGGCGCTGCGGAGCACGGACGTGTTCTTCATCCTGGACAAGGGCGAGGCGAAGGCGGACCTGACCCGGCTGCGCCGGGACATGCTCGACGCGCACGTCCCGGACGGCTCCTACCGGGTCGTCGAGGCGCGGGACCCGGAGCGGGACCGCACGGCGGGCGGGCCGGCGTACTCCCCCGCCGTCGGGGACTGGCGCAGCGCCCGCGCGGACATCTACGAGCGGATGATCTCCGAGGAGCTGGACGAGGACCGGACCGGGGCGTTCCTGGTGTGGGGCGATCCCTCGCTGTACGACAGCACGATAGGCGTCCTGGAGGAGGTCCTCCGGCGCGGCCGTGTCGCCTTCGCCTACGACGTCGTGCCGGGCATCAGCAGTGTCTCGGCGCTGGTCGCCCGGCACCGCACGGGGCTCAACCGGGTCGCCCGCCCGGTGCAGATCACCACCGGCCGGCGGCTCGCGGAGGGGTTCCCGGAGGGCGTCGACGACGTGGTGGTGATGCTGGACGCCCACCAGGGCTTCCGCGCGTACGCCGACCAGGACATCGACATCTACTGGGGCGCCTACATCGGCACCCCGGACGAGATCCTCGTCTCCGGACCGATCGCCGAGGCCGCCCCCCGCATCGAGCGGCTCCGGGCGGAGGCCCGCGAACGCAAGGGCTGGATCATGGACACGTATCTGCTGCGCCGCCGGCCGGCCGAGGGCTGA
- a CDS encoding cobalt-precorrin-6A reductase encodes MAPHVLILGGTAEARALAAELSARPGLRVTTSLAGRVSRPGAVAGEVRVGGFGGAEGLVDWLRERGVDAVVDATHPFARAITANAVRATAAAGLPLVVLRRPGWRPGPGDRWHPVASLPEAAELLPRLGHRAFLTTGRLGLAAFASLTDLSFVVRSVEPPEPPLPPHTRVVLARGPFTVAGETALLREHRVDVLVTKDSGGAATAAKLTAARDLGLPVVVVRRPPLPDGVTPAGDVPAVLERLDALARP; translated from the coding sequence ATGGCCCCCCACGTCCTCATTCTCGGCGGCACCGCCGAGGCGCGCGCACTGGCCGCCGAGCTGTCCGCCCGCCCCGGACTCCGGGTGACCACCTCCCTCGCCGGACGGGTGTCCCGGCCGGGCGCGGTCGCCGGGGAGGTGCGCGTCGGCGGCTTCGGCGGCGCGGAGGGTCTCGTCGACTGGCTGCGCGAACGGGGCGTGGACGCGGTGGTCGACGCCACCCACCCCTTCGCCCGGGCCATCACGGCGAACGCGGTTCGGGCCACGGCCGCCGCCGGACTGCCCCTGGTGGTGCTGCGCCGCCCCGGCTGGCGGCCGGGCCCCGGCGACCGGTGGCACCCGGTCGCCTCACTGCCGGAGGCGGCGGAGCTGCTGCCCCGGCTCGGACACCGGGCCTTCCTCACGACCGGCCGCCTCGGCCTCGCGGCCTTCGCCTCCCTGACGGACCTGTCCTTCGTCGTCCGGTCGGTCGAGCCCCCCGAACCGCCCCTGCCGCCGCACACACGCGTGGTGCTGGCCCGCGGCCCCTTCACCGTGGCGGGCGAGACGGCCCTGCTGCGCGAGCACCGCGTCGACGTGCTGGTGACGAAGGACAGCGGCGGCGCGGCGACCGCCGCGAAACTCACCGCCGCCCGCGACCTCGGCCTCCCGGTCGTCGTCGTACGCCGCCCGCCCCTGCCGGACGGAGTCACCCCGGCCGGCGACGTACCGGCGGTCCTGGAGCGACTGGACGCCCTCGCCCGGCCGTGA